The DNA region gtaaaattaaaaaagtaaattaagtatataaaatataaaattttaacaagatttAAATTGTAAATTCATcagatttaatataaattttgtaaaactaatttatttatttaaaattataatatcaacaaattttaaaaattaaattgaaattctaACTACTAAGCTGATATAATAATTTCATCAAATTCAAGCATTCAAACCATTTTTGAAATAATGAATATGTCTATTAATATATTTTGTCTTATGTCGATGAAAATTCTCATTCatactctattattattattatctgtaATAGCATCACCAAGGTGAGTTCTTCAATTCCCATTTTCCGATTAGAACTGCGTTATGGATGTCATAATATTATTCTAAACAGAGCAGCTTCATAATATTATTCAAAATCAGGCAGGATATCGCACTTAAAGTTTAGCCACATGTAAACATAGCAGCAGAAACTAACTGATAATAAACAAACCATTGTACCAGCATATTAAAATTAGAAATGAACAACAAATTATGATTAAGTTAAAACAACAGCTAATGGTGCCTGCTCCTTGAATTGTCATCAACAATTTCAATTTTGTTCATTTTACAGCTTTCAAATCCCAGACAGAATGTAGAATGCTTTTCTGCAGAAGTTCCACAGAAAAGCAAGTACCATCCAGCATCCATACAAGTTATTAAAGGTGAGGCACTAGATTGGAAGATAATCTTAAGAGTAACATGAGAGTAACATGAGACATTGTTGACTTCAGCGGAGTGAATATGAAGTGCCAGCAAAAGAATAACGAGATGAAACTGGCACAGATGCGGATTCCAAATTCTCTCGGCGGTATTGCTGCATCCGTTCATATTCAGACAAGGCATCGGCGGCAGAATATGTTGAGTAATGCCTGTCATGGACTGTCTCCCTCCTCTGCAAGTCATCAGTCCCAGTCCCAATCAAAGTCCGTCCCCCAACCACATAAGAGCTTCTAGGGATGTCTTCCCTACCTAAAGGTGGCAAATATGGATCTCTTGGTGAACCACCATAGCGATACgcataataaggatcctctttacgaTCAGAAATTGCACTGCGATAATAAGGATCTTCAACGCGTGAAGGGACGTTTTCAATGTAGATAGGATCTGGGTGAAGATGGTCCCTCTCATAATCTCTCTTGTAAGGAGGTTCCAGTATAGGGTTAACAAGGGAAGCTGAGGCCACAGACCTTACATCTCCTTGGAGACCATAGGCTCGATAACTCTTCTCTGTAAGAAAGAGATCGCGTGGAATTTCCTCTCGGTGTTCAACTCGAGAATCCCTCTCATGAGGCAGCACATTGTATCTGTTCATATTACTAATGGTATACGGATCCCCAGCAGCACTTTCCCTGTGCCGATGGTACGCCCTACCAACATCGCGATCATCCACATCTCGAATCCTTGCTTTTGGAGGGGAGCGGACTGGCTGTAAGGTTGAACGAGCTTCTACTGTTCGGAAGAGTTCAGTAAGCTTCCTAACCTGAAACAGAACACTTGAATATTATTTAGGACAAATCACTAAAGAAATTGACAAATAGCTGACCGGAAGCAATATGTTATTCTGACTTGTCTGATAGTAAGCTCGGTTTTGAACTTGTTCTTTTCATTGTAATTTTCCTTGATAGCCTTTCTGAAAATGTTCTCTGGTAGCGGGAAACAATCACGAGAAACGGTGAATCGCACCTGAAGACCTCACAACCATCAGCACATAACCCATGAGAGACAAAGATTAGGGCAAGATATAAAAAACTGAAAATCGGATCAAATAAAAGACAATATTGggacaaacaaaaaagaaagagagcaaATAACCTGAGCAGGAAAGTTACCACCGAAAGCTCGGGGTTCAAGTTTCATACCACCAGAAGATGAAGCTTTGTAAATCCCATACAGCAGCTTCAGATCAAAATCATAAAGAAAAAGCTTCATCCCAGGCTTGACTCCTAAAACAACATCCTTTTTGCCAGCTGGGACACCCATTACATGATATCGGAAACAATCAGGTTTTGTCTTTCCACTGCACATGAAGATGACACCACcaagtttttctcttttcttctcacTTGATCTGGTATTTTCCATGCCACCATGCTTATCTTTATTTGCTCTACTCTTAGAACCCTTGTCTGCCCCTCTATGCTTCTCTTTATTATTCTGTTTTGGCTCACTCTTATTTGACTCAACGATCTTACTTCTTTCAGCTTCATGCTTCTTCTCAATAGGACCTTTGTCACTAGTCCTCTTATTTGGACTTTCTTTCTCTTCACTCTTTTCAACCTCCAAATTCTTCCCTTTAGGTTGCTCATCGGTCTTTCCAACtaccttcttgttcttcttccacTTTCTATCTTTACCATGAATCTGTTGTAAACCGTTTTCCTTAACATTTTTAGATTTCTTAACAATTTTAGCTTTGGCCTTCAATGATCGTGGAGTATTCTTGTCACTTGGCTCTGGTTGAATAGATCCTTGAGGATCTTGCTGATGAGATCCTTGAGGATCTTGCTGACTAGATCCTTGAGGATCTTGCTGACTAGATCCTTGAGGATCTTGCTGACTGGCTCCATCAAGCTCCAATTTAGTAGATCCTTCAGCATCTGGTTTATTAGATCCTTCAACAGGAACTGTCTTATTCTTGCCATCATTTTGCAAGGACTTATTTCCATTTGCCTTTACTTTAGCAGTGTTAACTGATTTCTTGCGGATTCTTTTGACCTTCAACACTCGTTTAGTTTTTT from Arachis hypogaea cultivar Tifrunner chromosome 10, arahy.Tifrunner.gnm2.J5K5, whole genome shotgun sequence includes:
- the LOC112717009 gene encoding uncharacterized protein is translated as MEQEDSKGTENSLEVPSNPQSSEKDSSNETSPPEGSNKPETEGYNKRETEGSGKLEPDGSGQLVTEGSSQPELQGSNAPEPKGSSQGELGKKKTKRVLKVKRIRKKSVNTAKVKANGNKSLQNDGKNKTVPVEGSNKPDAEGSTKLELDGASQQDPQGSSQQDPQGSSQQDPQGSHQQDPQGSIQPEPSDKNTPRSLKAKAKIVKKSKNVKENGLQQIHGKDRKWKKNKKVVGKTDEQPKGKNLEVEKSEEKESPNKRTSDKGPIEKKHEAERSKIVESNKSEPKQNNKEKHRGADKGSKSRANKDKHGGMENTRSSEKKREKLGGVIFMCSGKTKPDCFRYHVMGVPAGKKDVVLGVKPGMKLFLYDFDLKLLYGIYKASSSGGMKLEPRAFGGNFPAQVRFTVSRDCFPLPENIFRKAIKENYNEKNKFKTELTIRQVRKLTELFRTVEARSTLQPVRSPPKARIRDVDDRDVGRAYHRHRESAAGDPYTISNMNRYNVLPHERDSRVEHREEIPRDLFLTEKSYRAYGLQGDVRSVASASLVNPILEPPYKRDYERDHLHPDPIYIENVPSRVEDPYYRSAISDRKEDPYYAYRYGGSPRDPYLPPLGREDIPRSSYVVGGRTLIGTGTDDLQRRETVHDRHYSTYSAADALSEYERMQQYRRENLESASVPVSSRYSFAGTSYSLR